Proteins encoded in a region of the Flammeovirga yaeyamensis genome:
- a CDS encoding NADH-quinone oxidoreductase subunit N has protein sequence MELELSGKLDIILKSLPFLKSEIWIVLLIIGCIIIDLLPLNFNRRNLYLVSLLGVCLDIIVLLFFVDANSSTFTSFTIVNSTWTVKTRVLLDVCSILFYYFLWSNKTKYDDQNQKVSGESEWVALSLGMLLGGHALIVSNDFIFAILALELISLPSYILTAFKNNKVCTEAAIKYFLFGAVSTAITIYGVSLIYGISSAIDLVSLQNPPVQHSLLYSIGLILITIGFLFKLAGFPMHIWVPDVYETAPIEAVALFSTLPKVAAAVFLFRFFENIDITQNNFLSYFILITAIASMFVGNLSALYQKGLRRLMGYSSIAHAGFILIACLNTQEISYNALFYFLCTYVIANFAFFFFINEIEVQKGNDYITSLKGTGWTNSSLAWGPAIVVVVISLIGLPPAAGFTAKLLIFTSLWEVYQMNGDTFYMVVMMLGLLNTAISIAYYIKIPFSIYYRKGSSELAISSLSKPIIFILGLGLFILFVAPAILL, from the coding sequence ATGGAGTTAGAATTATCAGGGAAACTAGATATTATTTTAAAAAGTTTACCTTTTTTAAAGTCTGAAATATGGATTGTACTATTGATAATAGGATGTATCATTATTGATTTACTTCCTTTAAATTTCAATAGAAGAAACCTTTATTTAGTGTCTTTATTAGGGGTTTGTCTTGATATAATTGTATTGTTATTCTTTGTTGATGCTAACAGTTCTACATTTACCTCTTTTACTATAGTCAATTCTACATGGACCGTTAAGACAAGAGTTTTATTGGATGTCTGTAGTATTTTATTTTATTACTTTTTGTGGAGTAATAAGACGAAATACGATGATCAAAATCAAAAAGTATCAGGCGAATCAGAATGGGTTGCTTTGAGCCTTGGAATGTTATTGGGAGGTCATGCATTAATAGTATCGAATGATTTTATTTTTGCCATTTTAGCATTAGAATTGATTTCCTTACCCTCTTACATTCTCACTGCATTCAAAAACAATAAAGTATGCACAGAAGCTGCGATTAAATATTTCCTATTTGGTGCAGTATCTACAGCTATCACTATTTATGGTGTTTCCTTAATCTATGGTATTTCATCAGCCATAGATTTGGTTTCATTACAAAATCCGCCTGTTCAACACTCCTTGTTGTATTCAATAGGATTAATATTAATTACCATTGGATTTTTGTTTAAACTCGCTGGATTCCCAATGCATATTTGGGTACCAGATGTTTATGAAACTGCTCCTATTGAAGCTGTTGCTCTATTTTCTACCTTACCAAAGGTAGCAGCAGCTGTATTTTTATTCCGTTTTTTCGAAAATATCGATATTACTCAGAACAACTTCCTAAGTTATTTTATCTTGATTACAGCCATTGCTTCAATGTTTGTTGGTAATCTTTCTGCCTTATATCAAAAAGGTCTTAGAAGATTGATGGGGTATAGTTCTATTGCACATGCTGGTTTTATTTTAATTGCTTGTCTTAATACGCAAGAGATTTCATACAACGCATTATTTTATTTCTTGTGTACTTATGTGATCGCAAATTTTGCCTTCTTCTTTTTTATTAATGAAATCGAAGTTCAAAAAGGTAACGATTATATTACTTCACTTAAGGGTACAGGTTGGACGAATAGTTCTCTAGCATGGGGGCCTGCTATAGTTGTTGTCGTCATATCATTAATCGGTTTACCACCAGCAGCAGGTTTTACAGCAAAATTATTGATTTTTACTTCGCTTTGGGAGGTATATCAAATGAATGGTGATACATTTTATATGGTCGTCATGATGCTAGGTCTATTAAATACAGCCATCTCAATTGCCTATTATATTAAAATTCCATTTTCAATTTATTACAGAAAAGGTAGTTCTGAATTAGCAATTTCTTCTCTAAGTAAACCTATAATTTTTATTTTAGGCTTAGGTTTGTTTATATTGTTTGTAGCTCCTGCTATATTATTATAA